From the Tripterygium wilfordii isolate XIE 37 chromosome 6, ASM1340144v1, whole genome shotgun sequence genome, one window contains:
- the LOC119999759 gene encoding zinc finger protein CONSTANS-LIKE 2-like, which yields MKSCELCKSPATNYCESDQASLCWDCDAKVHGANFLVARHSRTLLCHVCQSQTPWKASGARLGNTVSACERCVDGTNEGDEESEAGNDDDFDTEDDDLDQDEEEDDDEDEDGDNQVVPWSSSTTPPPAASSSSSEESVTRISGAGAEAFESINGFTFKRVRENDSDLGFQAHQSNNYGEATSGGSTRHCRSRVADQDTPSKD from the exons ATGAAGAGCTGTGAGCTTTGCAAGAGTCCGGCGACGAATTACTGCGAATCAGACCAGGCGAGCTTGTGCTGGGACTGCGACGCTAAAGTTCACGGAGCAAATTTTTTGGTGGCGAGGCACTCGAGGACCCTTCTTTGTCACGTGTGCCAGTCTCAGACTCCTTGGAAAGCCTCCGGTGCCAGGCTTGGAAACACGGTTTCCGCATGCGAGAGATGCGTAGATGGAACGAacgaaggagatgaagagagcgAAGCGGGTAATGATGATGACTTCGATACCGAGGATGACGATCTCGATCAAGACGAggaggaggatgatgatgaagatgaggatggTGATAATCAAGTGGTGCCGTGGTCTTCTTCCACAACTCCGCCGCCGGCTGCGAGTTCCTCGAGCAGCGAAGAGTCTGTGACCAGGATCTCTGGTGCTGGCGCAGAAGCTTTTGAATCGATCAACGGTTTCACTTTTAAGAGAGTTCGAGAGAATGATTCCGATCTTGGCTTTCAA GCACATCAGTCCAACAATTACGGCGAAGCTACCTCTGGCGGCTCCACACGGCATTGTAGATCTCGAGTGGCTGATCAAGATACGCCGTCGAAAGATTAG
- the LOC120000332 gene encoding uncharacterized protein LOC120000332 isoform X2, producing MITCRELKKRIRFRQSVNRMLSAAFFWYTFFSSLSLLCFARDTITIDSQLIDDQRGETLVSDGERFELGFFTLNGRRYVGIWYYKSNPRVVVWVANRDNPLLESDGRFAIDDGNLKVLDSTRNLHWSTDLGSSSFTLRLAELKDSGNLVLSDDNQAVRLWQSFEHPTDTFLSGMKMNKNLTLTSWRSQDDPAPGNFTFKMDEDKDNQFVIKKRFICYWISSESGKVFSSDEKIPYSVAYLLSNFSNSIDPKRYKAYNNLTISSSMDHDSSGSLVMAITGDIQFWSWDVNKKSGTLIWWEPRDRCSVFNSCGNFASCNSNNAIACKCLPGFEPSFPERWNTGDFSGGCIRKSTSVICGKKDTFLNLTTMKVKDPDSTYPAMSETDCRTQCLDYCVCQAYSYNEAKSQRATTSTSSTCWFWTASVYNLQESSPKDGHNLSVRVTIPDLELTTRNCDPCGVNIIPYPLSSQPNCGDPSYFSFFCNDSTGQLSFKAPNGTYNVTRINLDTRTFFIQANDAYSISGILDLNLSFPFNLTGRSNADNSSHGTKELEITWNPPAEPTCNSIIDCHDWPHTTCSLKVEGQRRCLCETDYQWDPLVLNCTQVETDYHNQSGGSSRRKTRISLIVGVTLATFILLSCIFAYIFFQRRKKVSGQENRDNAPQNVALHLYDTERTVKDWINSFQFEEEDKKGIDVPFLNLESILIATDNFSDANKLGQGGFGPVYKGSFPGGQEIAVKRLSSVSGQGLVEFKNEVVLIARLQHRNLVRLLGYSIGGDEKLLVYEYMPNKSLDYFLFGNNCNMTLDWNLRFSIILGIARGLVYLHQDSRLRIIHRDLKTSNILLDEEMNPKISDFGLARIFEGRQTEGNTSRVVGTYGYMSPEYALDGCFSVKSDVFSFGVVILEIISGRRNTKRYDFEQAPTLLGYAWSLYREDQALGFMDKPLQESCKTNEFLKCINVGLLCVQEDPADRPTMSNVITMLSSEAGTLPTPKQPAFITRRGSTTGSSSSKPETNNESTNTLVEARDTITTNTLLSDNGGETLVSPGERFELGFFTPNGSSIRRYVGIWYYKSSLRTVVWVANRDNPILDYTGALSVSNDGNLKVTDGSGKSYWSTNLEGTPQIYRTAKLMDSGNLVLNDQERIFWQSFDNPTDTFLPGMKMDEDIALASWKSHDDPAPGNFSFQLNQGDNKYIIWKRSIRYWTSDVSGKVGTSDEMPSAISYLLSNFSMSFIQNNSVPYLESSLYTDTRIVLSFSGQIQCLKFDTDKIWSLIWAEPRDGCSLYNACGNFGLCNSKNNLVCKCLPGFNPSFPDYWSTGDFSGGCTRRSSLCGKNSMRETTFLSLKRMKVGDPDSKFVTKNEMECKLECLSNCQCQAFSYEETQTNKSSSGGSTCWIWSEDLNNLEEEYDSGRNINVRVAVSDIESTERNCKMCGANLIPYPLSTGLECGDPMYFNFYCNISTAQVNFETPSGIYRVKSINPETRKFVVQAENADACEAGKSNLQLNLSSPFHVISWCNYGSRNFSDSDVSLTSSDEVEISWKPPPEPTCTSPLDCKDWPNSICRATKYGRRCICNTHFKWDGLSLNCSEESSSNQHVDRPLRGKMPLSLIIAVSFMSVISLIILMSMTTYICWKRISLAEEQGSRRTIRRYSGLNLYGSERCVKDMIDSNRFSEDDTKGIDVPFFTLESILAATNNFALANRLGQGGFGTVYEAKFRGGEQIAVKRLSSASGQGLEEFKNEVLLIAKLQHRNLVRLLGYCVEGEEKMLLYEFMPNKSLDSFIFDRKLCTSLDWEMRYNIILGIARGLLYLHQDSRLRIIHRDLKTSNILLDEDMNPKISDFGLARIFGGSKETAVNTNRVVGTYGYMSPEYALDGLFSFKSDVFSFGVVVLEIITGKRNTGFYEPAQSLSLLGYSWHLWKEDKALDLLDKTLHVSCNLNELYKCVNVGLLCVQEDPSDRPTMSNVVFMLGSETATLPTPKQPAFIARRCPSNKASSSSKQETFSNNELTVTLYDGR from the exons ATGATAACCTGTAGAGAATTGAAGAAAAGAATCAGGTTTAGACAGTCTGTGAATCGCATGCTTTCTGCCGCATTCTTTTGGTacacatttttttcttccttgtcTCTTTTGTGCTTTGCTAGAGATACCATAACAATAGACAGTCAACTTATTGATGATCAGCGAGGAGAAACTCTTGTTTCGGATGGAGAAAGATTTGAACTGGGGTTTTTCACTCTAAATGGAAGAAGATATGTTGGGATATGGTATTACAAGTCCAATCCACGAGTGGTTGTTTGGGTGGCAAACAGAGACAACCCTCTTTTGGAATCTGATGGTCGCTTTGCTATTGATGATGGCAACCTCAAGGTTTTAGATTCAACTAGGAATCTTCATTGGTCTACAGATCTTGGAAGTTCATCCTTTACACTCCGACTTGCTGAGCTCAAGGATTCTGGAAACTTGGTTTTAAGTGATGATAATCAGGCAGTGAGACTATGGCAGAGCTTTGAACACCCAACTGATACGTTTCTCTCAGGCATGAAGATGAATAAGAACCTGACATTGACTTCATGGAGAAGTCAAGATGACCCAGCTCCAGGGAACTTCACCTTTAAGATGGATGAAGATAAGGATAACCAGTTTGTCATAAAAAAGAGATTCATTTGTTACTGGATAAGTTCAGAGTCTGGTAAAGTCTTCAGCTCTGATGAGAAAATACCTTACTCAGTGGCTTACTTGTTATCTAATTTCAGCAATAGTATTGATCCTAAAAGGTACAAAGCTTATAATAACTTGACAATTTCATCATCCATGGATCATGACAGTAGTGGGAGCTTGGTGATGGCGATTACTGGGGATATACAGTTTTGGAGCTGGGATGTGAACAAGAAAAGTGGGACTTTAATATGGTGGGAACCAAGAGACCGCTGCAGTGTGTTTAACTCTTGCGGAAACTTTGCTAGCTGCAACAGCAACAACGCAATCGCCTGCAAATGTTTGCCTGGATTTGAACCTAGTTTCCCTGAGAGGTGGAATACTGGGGACTTTTCTGGCGGGTGCATCAGAAAGTCAACATCCGTAATTTGTGGGAAGAAAGATACCTTCTTGAATTTGACAACAATGAAAGTAAAGGATCCAGACTCAACTTACCCGGCTATGAGTGAAACAGATTGCAGAACACAGTGCCTCGACTACTGTGTGTGCCAAGCTTATTCATATAATGAAGCAAAAAGCCAAAGAGCAACCACAAGTACCAGTTCCACATGTTGGTTCTGGACAGCCAGTGTTTACAATCTTCAGGAGTCATCACCAAAAGACGGTCATAATCTCTCTGTCCGCGTAACAATTCCTGATTTAG AATTGACTACAAGGAACTGTGATCCTTGTGGTGTAAATATAATTCCATATCCCCTAAGCAGTCAACCAAATTGTGGAGACCCCTCGTACTTCAGTTTCTTCTGCAATGACTCGACAGGCCAGCTTAGCTTCAAGGCACCTAACGGCACCTACAATGTCACTAGAATCAACCTGGACACACGGACATTTTTTATCCAAGCCAACGATGCATATTCAATAAGTGGAATTCTGGACCTCAATCTGTCATTTCCCTTTAACCTAACTGGCAGGTCCAATGCTGATAATTCATCTCACGGTACAAAAGAGCTAGAAATTACTTGGAATCCCCCGGCAGAGCCAACCTGTAATTCTATCATTGACTGCCATGATTGGCCACATACTACTTGCAGTCTGAAAGTAGAGGGACAAAGAAGGTGCCTTTGTGAAACAGACTACCAATGGGATCCCTTAGTTTTGAATTGTACTCAAG TAGAAACAGATTATCATAATCAATCTGGAGGGTcttcaagaagaaaaacacgTATTTCTCTGATTGTTGGCGTAACTCTTGCAACTTTCATTCTCTTGTCATGCATATTTGCATATATCTTTTTccagagaagaaagaaggtCAGTGGACAAG AAAACAGGGATAATGCTCCACAAAATGTGGCACTTCACTTGTATGACACTGAGAGAACAGTGAAAGACTGGATAAACTCGTTCCAGTTTGAAGAGGAAGATAAGAAGGGCATAGATGTACCTTTTCTTAACTTGGAGAGCATACTAATTGCTACAGATAACTTCTCAGATGCAAACAAGCTTGGACAAGGTGGATTTGGGCCTGTTTACAAG GGGAGTTTTCCAGGAGGTCAAGAAATTGCTGTAAAGAGGCTCTCAAGTGTCTCTGGGCAAGGCTTGGTTGAATTTAAAAATGAGGTGGTGTTGATTGCTAGACTTCAACACCGGAATCTTGTGAGACTTTTGGGTTACAGCATTGGAGGAGATGAAAAACTTTTGGTATATGAATATATGCCAAACAAAAGCTTAGACTACTTCCTATTTG GCAACAACTGCAACATGACTCTAGATTGGAATTTGCGCTTCAGCATCATTTTGGGAATTGCACGTGGGCTTGTATACCTTCACCAGGATTCTAGACTTAGGATCATTCACAGAGATTTAAAGACAAGCAACATTCTACTTGATGAGGAAATGAATCCGAAGATCTCTGACTTTGGCCTGGCGAGGATTTTTGAAGGCAGACAAACTGAAGGGAACACAAGCAGAGTAGTTGGAACATA TGGTTATATGTCCCCGGAGTATGCACTAGATGGATGTTTTTCAGTCAAGTCCGACGTTTTTAGCTTTGGTGTTGTGATACTAGAGATAATCAGTGGGAGAAGGAACACCAAACGCTATGATTTTGAACAAGCTCCAACCCTTCTTGGTTAT GCGTGGAGTTTATATAGAGAAGACCAAGCATTGGGTTTTATGGACAAGCCACTCCAGGAAAGTtgcaaaacaaatgaatttttgaagtgcATAAATGTTGGACTCTTGTGCGTACAAGAAGACCCAGCTGATCGTCCTACCATGTCAAATGTCATTACCATGCTTAGCAGCGAAGCCGGGACCCTTCCAACTCCTAAGCAACCTGCCTTTATTACAAGGAGAGGCTCCACAACAGGTTCTTCTTCTAGTAAACCAGAAACAAACAATGAATCGACAAATACTTTGGTAGAGG CAAGGGATACTATAACAACAAACACTTTATTAAGCGATAATGGAGGTGAAACTCTTGTTTCTCCCGGAGAAAGATTCGAGCTGGGATTCTTTACTCCTAATGGAAGCTCCATTAGAAGATATGTGGGGATATGGTATTACAAGTCGAGTCTGCGAACAGTGGTATGGGTGGCCAACCGAGACAACCCAATTTTGGATTACACTGGTGCTTTATCTGTCTCAAATGATGGAAATCTTAAGGTTACTGATGGAAGTGGGAAGTCTTACTGGAGTACTAATCTTGAAGGAACTCCACAAATCTACAGGACAGCTAAGCTCATGGACTCTGGAAACCTGGTTCTGAATGACCAAGAAAGAATTTTCTGGCAGAGTTTTGATAATCCAACTGATACTTTTCTTCCAGGAATGAAGATGGATGAAGATATTGCCCTTGCTTCGTGGAAAAGTCACGATGATCCTGCACCTGGGAACTTCAGTTTTCAGCTGAATCAAGGAGACAACAAATATATTATCTGGAAAAGATCAATCAGATACTGGACAAGCGATGTTTCGGGTAAAGTGGGTACTTCTGATGAGATGCCTTCTGCCATATCTTACTTACTGTCAAACTTCAGTATGAGTTTTATCCAAAATAACTCCGTCCCATATCTTGAATCTTCATTATACACTGATACAAGGATTGTTTTGAGCTTCTCGGGTCAGATTCAGTGCCTCAAGTTTGATACTGATAAGATTTGGTCTTTGATTTGGGCAGAGCCTAGAGATGGTTGCAGTTTGTATAATGCTTGTGGAAATTTTGGTCTCTGTAATagtaaaaataacttggtgtgcAAGTGTTTGCCAGGATTCAATCCTAGTTTTCCAGATTATTGGAGTACCGGAGATTTTTCAGGCGGATGCACGAGAAGATCATCATTGTGCGGCAAGAATTCTATGAGGGAAACTACTTTCTTGAGCTTAAAGAGGATGAAAGTAGGAGACCCTGATTCTAAGTTTGTTACTAAGAATGAAATGGAATGCAAACTAGAGTGCCTCAGCAACTGCCAATGCCAGGCCTTTTCATATGAAGAAACTCAAACTAACAAAAGTAGTTCTGGTGGTTCCACCTGCTGGATCTGGTCAGAGGATCTAAACAATCTTGAGGAGGAGTATGACAGTGGCCGGAACATCAATGTACGCGTTGCAGTTTCTGATATAG AGTCAACAGAGAGAAATTGCAAGATGTGTGGAGCAAATCTGATACCATATCCTCTAAGCACAGGACTGGAATGTGGTGACCCCATGTACTTTAATTTCTACTGCAATATCTCAACGGCCCAGGTTAACTTTGAGACACCCAGTGGTATCTACCGAGTCAAAAGTATCAATCCAGAAACAAGAAAATTTGTCGTCCAGGCTGAAAATGCAGATGCTTGTGAGGCTGGGAAATCAAATTTGCAGCTCAACCTGTCATCGCCATTTCATGTGATCAGTTGGTGCAATTATGGGTCGAGAAACTTTAGTGATTCTGATGTATCCCTTACAAGTAGTGACGAAGTAGAAATTAGTTGGAAGCCACCACCAGAACCAACTTGCACCTCACCTTTAGATTGCAAAGACTGGCCAAATTCAATTTGCAGGGCAACAAAATACGGGAGGAGGTGCATCTGCAACACACACTTTAAATGGGATGGCTTGAGTTTGAATTGTTCAGAAG AAAGTAGCAGTAATCAGCATGTTGATAGGCCTCTAAGAGGAAAGATGCCCTTATCTCTCATCATTGCAGTATCTTTTATGAGTGTCATTTCTTTGATTATTCTCATGAGCATGACTACTTATATCTGTTGGAAAAGAATAAGTTTGGCAGAGGAACAAG GAAGCAGGAGAACAATTCGAAGATATTCAGGACTAAACTTGTATGGCAGCGAGAGATGTGTTAAAGATATGATTGATTCAAACCGGTTTAGTGAAGATGATACCAAAGGCATAGATGTGCCATTTTTCACTTTAGAAAGCATACTAGCCGCTACAAATAATTTTGCACTTGCAAACAGGCTAGGACAAGGTGGGTTTGGGACCGTTTACGAG GCTAAGTTTCGAGGAGGAGAACAAATTGCTGTGAAGAGGCTCTCAAGTGCCTCTGGTCAAGGCTTAGAGGAATTCAAAAATGAGGTTCTGCTGATCGCCAAACTTCAGCATCGCAACCTTGTGAGGCTTTTGGGCTATTGTgttgaaggagaagaaaagatgcTGCTATATGAATTCATGCCCAATAAAAGTTTAGACTCCTTCATATTTG ATCGCAAGCTATGCACATCGCTAGACTGGGAAATGCGCTACAACATTATATTGGGAATAGCTCGAGGACTCCTATACCTTCACCAAGATTCAAGACTGCGGATCATTCATAGAGACTTGAAAACAAGCAACATTTTATTAGATGAAGATATGAACCCCAAAATTTCAGACTTTGGCTTGGCACGAATATTTGGAGGCAGCAAAGAAACAGCTGTAAATACAAATAGAGTCGTTGGAACGTA TGGTTATATGTCTCCAGAGTATGCATTAGATGGGCTCTTTTCATTCAAGTCCGACGTCTTtagctttggagttgttgtgCTTGAAATTATCACTGGAAAGAGGAACACAGGATTTTATGAGCCTGCACAATCTCTGAGCCTTCTAGGCTAT TCATGGCATTTGTGGAAGGAAGACAAGGCATTGGATTTGTTGGACAAGACACTGCATGTATCCTGCAATCTGAATGAACTCTACAAGTGTGTAAATGTTGGGCTACTATGCGTACAAGAAGACCCAAGTGATCGTCCCACAATGTCGAATGTAGTTTTCATGCTTGGCAGTGAAACTGCAACTCTTCCGACCCCTAAACAACCAGCCTTTATTGCACGGAGATGCCCCTCTAATAAAGCTTCTTCATCTAGTAAACAAGAGACATTCTCAAACAATGAATTGACCGTCACTTTATATGATGGGAGATAG
- the LOC120000332 gene encoding G-type lectin S-receptor-like serine/threonine-protein kinase At4g03230 isoform X1 has product MITCRELKKRIRFRQSVNRMLSAAFFWYTFFSSLSLLCFARDTITIDSQLIDDQRGETLVSDGERFELGFFTLNGRRYVGIWYYKSNPRVVVWVANRDNPLLESDGRFAIDDGNLKVLDSTRNLHWSTDLGSSSFTLRLAELKDSGNLVLSDDNQAVRLWQSFEHPTDTFLSGMKMNKNLTLTSWRSQDDPAPGNFTFKMDEDKDNQFVIKKRFICYWISSESGKVFSSDEKIPYSVAYLLSNFSNSIDPKRYKAYNNLTISSSMDHDSSGSLVMAITGDIQFWSWDVNKKSGTLIWWEPRDRCSVFNSCGNFASCNSNNAIACKCLPGFEPSFPERWNTGDFSGGCIRKSTSVICGKKDTFLNLTTMKVKDPDSTYPAMSETDCRTQCLDYCVCQAYSYNEAKSQRATTSTSSTCWFWTASVYNLQESSPKDGHNLSVRVTIPDLELTTRNCDPCGVNIIPYPLSSQPNCGDPSYFSFFCNDSTGQLSFKAPNGTYNVTRINLDTRTFFIQANDAYSISGILDLNLSFPFNLTGRSNADNSSHGTKELEITWNPPAEPTCNSIIDCHDWPHTTCSLKVEGQRRCLCETDYQWDPLVLNCTQENRDNAPQNVALHLYDTERTVKDWINSFQFEEEDKKGIDVPFLNLESILIATDNFSDANKLGQGGFGPVYKGSFPGGQEIAVKRLSSVSGQGLVEFKNEVVLIARLQHRNLVRLLGYSIGGDEKLLVYEYMPNKSLDYFLFGNNCNMTLDWNLRFSIILGIARGLVYLHQDSRLRIIHRDLKTSNILLDEEMNPKISDFGLARIFEGRQTEGNTSRVVGTYGYMSPEYALDGCFSVKSDVFSFGVVILEIISGRRNTKRYDFEQAPTLLGYAWSLYREDQALGFMDKPLQESCKTNEFLKCINVGLLCVQEDPADRPTMSNVITMLSSEAGTLPTPKQPAFITRRGSTTGSSSSKPETNNESTNTLVEGR; this is encoded by the exons ATGATAACCTGTAGAGAATTGAAGAAAAGAATCAGGTTTAGACAGTCTGTGAATCGCATGCTTTCTGCCGCATTCTTTTGGTacacatttttttcttccttgtcTCTTTTGTGCTTTGCTAGAGATACCATAACAATAGACAGTCAACTTATTGATGATCAGCGAGGAGAAACTCTTGTTTCGGATGGAGAAAGATTTGAACTGGGGTTTTTCACTCTAAATGGAAGAAGATATGTTGGGATATGGTATTACAAGTCCAATCCACGAGTGGTTGTTTGGGTGGCAAACAGAGACAACCCTCTTTTGGAATCTGATGGTCGCTTTGCTATTGATGATGGCAACCTCAAGGTTTTAGATTCAACTAGGAATCTTCATTGGTCTACAGATCTTGGAAGTTCATCCTTTACACTCCGACTTGCTGAGCTCAAGGATTCTGGAAACTTGGTTTTAAGTGATGATAATCAGGCAGTGAGACTATGGCAGAGCTTTGAACACCCAACTGATACGTTTCTCTCAGGCATGAAGATGAATAAGAACCTGACATTGACTTCATGGAGAAGTCAAGATGACCCAGCTCCAGGGAACTTCACCTTTAAGATGGATGAAGATAAGGATAACCAGTTTGTCATAAAAAAGAGATTCATTTGTTACTGGATAAGTTCAGAGTCTGGTAAAGTCTTCAGCTCTGATGAGAAAATACCTTACTCAGTGGCTTACTTGTTATCTAATTTCAGCAATAGTATTGATCCTAAAAGGTACAAAGCTTATAATAACTTGACAATTTCATCATCCATGGATCATGACAGTAGTGGGAGCTTGGTGATGGCGATTACTGGGGATATACAGTTTTGGAGCTGGGATGTGAACAAGAAAAGTGGGACTTTAATATGGTGGGAACCAAGAGACCGCTGCAGTGTGTTTAACTCTTGCGGAAACTTTGCTAGCTGCAACAGCAACAACGCAATCGCCTGCAAATGTTTGCCTGGATTTGAACCTAGTTTCCCTGAGAGGTGGAATACTGGGGACTTTTCTGGCGGGTGCATCAGAAAGTCAACATCCGTAATTTGTGGGAAGAAAGATACCTTCTTGAATTTGACAACAATGAAAGTAAAGGATCCAGACTCAACTTACCCGGCTATGAGTGAAACAGATTGCAGAACACAGTGCCTCGACTACTGTGTGTGCCAAGCTTATTCATATAATGAAGCAAAAAGCCAAAGAGCAACCACAAGTACCAGTTCCACATGTTGGTTCTGGACAGCCAGTGTTTACAATCTTCAGGAGTCATCACCAAAAGACGGTCATAATCTCTCTGTCCGCGTAACAATTCCTGATTTAG AATTGACTACAAGGAACTGTGATCCTTGTGGTGTAAATATAATTCCATATCCCCTAAGCAGTCAACCAAATTGTGGAGACCCCTCGTACTTCAGTTTCTTCTGCAATGACTCGACAGGCCAGCTTAGCTTCAAGGCACCTAACGGCACCTACAATGTCACTAGAATCAACCTGGACACACGGACATTTTTTATCCAAGCCAACGATGCATATTCAATAAGTGGAATTCTGGACCTCAATCTGTCATTTCCCTTTAACCTAACTGGCAGGTCCAATGCTGATAATTCATCTCACGGTACAAAAGAGCTAGAAATTACTTGGAATCCCCCGGCAGAGCCAACCTGTAATTCTATCATTGACTGCCATGATTGGCCACATACTACTTGCAGTCTGAAAGTAGAGGGACAAAGAAGGTGCCTTTGTGAAACAGACTACCAATGGGATCCCTTAGTTTTGAATTGTACTCAAG AAAACAGGGATAATGCTCCACAAAATGTGGCACTTCACTTGTATGACACTGAGAGAACAGTGAAAGACTGGATAAACTCGTTCCAGTTTGAAGAGGAAGATAAGAAGGGCATAGATGTACCTTTTCTTAACTTGGAGAGCATACTAATTGCTACAGATAACTTCTCAGATGCAAACAAGCTTGGACAAGGTGGATTTGGGCCTGTTTACAAG GGGAGTTTTCCAGGAGGTCAAGAAATTGCTGTAAAGAGGCTCTCAAGTGTCTCTGGGCAAGGCTTGGTTGAATTTAAAAATGAGGTGGTGTTGATTGCTAGACTTCAACACCGGAATCTTGTGAGACTTTTGGGTTACAGCATTGGAGGAGATGAAAAACTTTTGGTATATGAATATATGCCAAACAAAAGCTTAGACTACTTCCTATTTG GCAACAACTGCAACATGACTCTAGATTGGAATTTGCGCTTCAGCATCATTTTGGGAATTGCACGTGGGCTTGTATACCTTCACCAGGATTCTAGACTTAGGATCATTCACAGAGATTTAAAGACAAGCAACATTCTACTTGATGAGGAAATGAATCCGAAGATCTCTGACTTTGGCCTGGCGAGGATTTTTGAAGGCAGACAAACTGAAGGGAACACAAGCAGAGTAGTTGGAACATA TGGTTATATGTCCCCGGAGTATGCACTAGATGGATGTTTTTCAGTCAAGTCCGACGTTTTTAGCTTTGGTGTTGTGATACTAGAGATAATCAGTGGGAGAAGGAACACCAAACGCTATGATTTTGAACAAGCTCCAACCCTTCTTGGTTAT GCGTGGAGTTTATATAGAGAAGACCAAGCATTGGGTTTTATGGACAAGCCACTCCAGGAAAGTtgcaaaacaaatgaatttttgaagtgcATAAATGTTGGACTCTTGTGCGTACAAGAAGACCCAGCTGATCGTCCTACCATGTCAAATGTCATTACCATGCTTAGCAGCGAAGCCGGGACCCTTCCAACTCCTAAGCAACCTGCCTTTATTACAAGGAGAGGCTCCACAACAGGTTCTTCTTCTAGTAAACCAGAAACAAACAATGAATCGACAAATACTTTGGTAGAGGGTAGATAG